One window from the genome of Pantoea cypripedii encodes:
- a CDS encoding 2-hydroxyacid dehydrogenase, producing the protein MHIAYKSDPVRGAHWQRWLAQHAPDIQLHIWPDIGDATQVEVLIAWQPPENILATFPNLQALLSVGAGADQFDLSTLPPDLPVVRMIEPGLTQGMVEYVTFAVLGLHRDMPRYFQQQREQQWQTHKIHTAGERRVGVMGLGELGQAALKQLVSLGFNCAGWSRTPREIDGVRCWHGSEQLDAFLAQSDILVCLLPLTDSTRGLLNAELFARLPSGAALVQVGRGPQLNDDHLLAALASGQLSAAVIDVTDPEPLPAGHPFWHHPAIWLTPHIASQTQTDSAVAALLDNLRRYQRGEPMVGVIDRNRGY; encoded by the coding sequence ATGCATATCGCCTATAAATCGGACCCGGTGCGCGGGGCGCACTGGCAACGCTGGCTGGCGCAGCACGCGCCGGATATCCAGCTGCATATCTGGCCAGATATTGGTGATGCCACCCAGGTTGAAGTATTGATTGCCTGGCAGCCACCGGAAAATATTCTGGCGACCTTCCCAAACCTGCAAGCGCTGCTGTCAGTAGGGGCAGGCGCTGATCAGTTTGACCTCAGCACGCTGCCGCCGGATCTGCCGGTGGTGCGCATGATCGAACCCGGCCTGACGCAGGGCATGGTGGAGTACGTGACTTTTGCCGTGCTGGGGCTGCATCGCGACATGCCGCGCTACTTCCAACAGCAGCGCGAGCAGCAGTGGCAAACCCACAAAATACATACCGCCGGAGAGCGCCGTGTCGGGGTGATGGGATTGGGAGAACTCGGCCAGGCCGCGCTGAAGCAGCTGGTGTCGCTCGGTTTTAACTGCGCGGGTTGGAGCCGGACGCCACGCGAGATCGACGGTGTACGCTGCTGGCATGGCAGCGAGCAACTGGATGCGTTTCTCGCCCAGAGCGACATCCTGGTGTGCCTGCTGCCGCTTACCGACAGCACGCGCGGGTTACTCAATGCGGAACTCTTTGCCCGCCTGCCCAGCGGTGCGGCACTGGTACAGGTAGGACGTGGACCACAGCTCAATGATGATCACCTGCTGGCGGCGCTGGCGAGTGGTCAGCTCAGCGCGGCGGTGATCGATGTGACCGATCCCGAGCCGCTGCCAGCCGGACATCCGTTCTGGCACCATCCGGCCATTTGGCTGACGCCGCATATCGCCAGTCAGACGCAAACCGACAGCGCGGTAGCGGCACTGCTCGACAATCTGCGCCGCTATCAGCGCGGCGAACCGATGGTCGGTGTGATCGATCGTAACCGGGGATACTGA
- a CDS encoding GNAT family N-acetyltransferase, with protein sequence MSITLRAMTADDIEQGFAMTQHLKWPHRREDWLQAQQLGDGVVAEEDGAYLGSAIGWRWGEQSATIGLVIVNDQFQGRGVGKQLMLALLEKFPGCNVRLHATEMGRGLYAKLGFNVTGHIQQHQTRALAAVPQVILPAGLTLRNATPVDADLLTELDHQAHGMWRPRLLNQLIADSQTVILQDAQQRIHGFASLRRFGHGWSIGPVIAQSLPVAQALVAALMQGLGGEFVRIDTDGAQPLAAWLETLGLAQVDAPTTMIRGTPWSPQVGEMQAFGLMTQAMA encoded by the coding sequence ATGAGTATCACATTACGTGCGATGACGGCGGACGACATTGAACAGGGTTTTGCCATGACGCAGCACCTGAAGTGGCCGCATCGCCGTGAAGATTGGTTGCAGGCGCAACAGCTGGGTGACGGTGTGGTGGCCGAGGAAGACGGTGCTTACCTCGGCAGCGCTATCGGCTGGCGCTGGGGGGAGCAGTCCGCCACCATTGGTCTGGTGATCGTCAATGACCAGTTTCAGGGGCGCGGCGTTGGCAAGCAGCTGATGCTGGCGTTGCTGGAGAAATTTCCTGGCTGCAACGTGCGTCTGCACGCGACCGAAATGGGCAGAGGGCTGTATGCAAAGCTCGGTTTCAACGTCACCGGCCATATCCAGCAGCATCAGACACGCGCGCTGGCGGCGGTGCCGCAGGTGATTCTCCCTGCCGGGCTGACGCTGCGTAATGCCACCCCGGTGGATGCCGATTTACTGACTGAGCTGGATCATCAGGCACATGGCATGTGGCGTCCGCGTTTGCTGAACCAGCTGATTGCTGACAGCCAGACGGTGATTTTGCAGGATGCCCAGCAGCGTATCCACGGTTTTGCCAGTCTGCGGCGTTTTGGTCATGGCTGGTCGATTGGCCCGGTGATCGCACAAAGCCTGCCGGTGGCGCAGGCGCTGGTAGCCGCATTGATGCAGGGGCTGGGCGGCGAATTTGTCCGCATCGATACCGACGGTGCGCAGCCGCTGGCCGCCTGGCTGGAAACGCTGGGGCTGGCGCAGGTTGATGCCCCCACCACCATGATACGGGGAACGCCGTGGTCACCGCAGGTCGGTGAGATGCAGGCGTTTGGGTTGATGACCCAGGCGATGGCCTGA
- a CDS encoding NAD(P)/FAD-dependent oxidoreductase, whose amino-acid sequence MPAPIRYVQDSADFPESADVVVIGAGIAGSAATWELAQQGLKVVLVEKGLVGAEQSSRNWGWCRQQNRDERELPLIIYALQRWGELNAATGEELGFRRSGLVYATRNEADIAAWEKWGRMAKNYGVRSDMLSAEQAKAMTPGSTTPWLGGVSSPTDGHAEPRLASAGLVIGAQRLGARVFQQCAVRGLDIAAGRVSGVWTERGLIKTSRVICAAGAWTSMFCRRHGIDLPLGNVIGTAFRTQPIEQAITMPLYTPGFACRPQLDGSYTVSVSGRGRLEPGAQGIRYARQFYPTFKSRRKNLKFNPGIRPFFSGPEALGSWEFDRQSPFERVRILDPAADASIVEEGLAAMRKEYPALANLRLAQSWGGMIDSTPDAIPVISTVAKLPGLVISAGYSAHGFGIGPGAGRLAADLATDGTPVVDPTPYRYSRLVDGSGLDAPGMM is encoded by the coding sequence ATGCCTGCGCCGATTCGTTATGTACAGGACAGTGCTGATTTCCCTGAGTCCGCCGATGTGGTGGTGATTGGTGCCGGTATCGCCGGTTCTGCCGCCACCTGGGAGCTGGCCCAGCAGGGTTTAAAAGTGGTGCTGGTGGAAAAAGGGCTGGTGGGGGCGGAGCAGTCGAGCCGTAACTGGGGCTGGTGCCGTCAGCAGAACCGCGATGAACGCGAACTGCCACTGATCATCTATGCGCTCCAGCGTTGGGGTGAACTCAACGCGGCCACCGGCGAAGAACTGGGATTCCGCCGCAGTGGTCTGGTGTATGCCACACGTAACGAAGCAGACATCGCCGCCTGGGAAAAATGGGGCCGGATGGCAAAAAACTATGGGGTGCGCAGCGATATGCTCAGCGCCGAACAGGCCAAAGCGATGACGCCGGGCAGCACCACCCCCTGGCTCGGTGGGGTGTCCTCACCCACCGATGGTCATGCCGAGCCACGCCTGGCTTCTGCCGGGCTGGTGATCGGTGCACAACGTCTTGGCGCGCGGGTGTTCCAGCAATGTGCGGTGCGCGGCCTGGATATTGCGGCTGGCCGGGTCAGTGGCGTGTGGACCGAACGTGGCCTGATCAAAACCAGCCGGGTGATTTGTGCCGCCGGGGCCTGGACCTCGATGTTCTGTCGCCGTCATGGTATCGATCTGCCGCTTGGCAACGTGATCGGCACGGCCTTCCGCACCCAGCCGATTGAACAGGCGATTACGATGCCGCTGTACACCCCAGGTTTTGCCTGCCGCCCGCAGCTCGACGGCAGCTACACCGTTTCGGTGTCTGGTCGCGGTCGTCTTGAACCCGGTGCGCAGGGCATTCGCTACGCGCGTCAGTTCTATCCGACTTTCAAAAGCCGTCGCAAAAATCTTAAATTCAATCCTGGCATCAGACCGTTCTTTTCAGGCCCGGAAGCGCTGGGCAGTTGGGAGTTTGATCGCCAGTCGCCATTTGAACGGGTGCGTATTCTCGACCCGGCAGCCGATGCCAGCATCGTTGAAGAGGGGCTGGCGGCGATGCGTAAAGAGTATCCGGCGCTGGCAAATCTCAGGCTGGCGCAATCCTGGGGCGGCATGATCGACAGCACGCCGGATGCCATTCCGGTGATCTCCACCGTGGCAAAATTGCCGGGGCTGGTGATCTCAGCCGGGTACAGCGCACACGGTTTTGGTATTGGTCCGGGGGCCGGGCGACTGGCAGCCGATCTGGCGACCGACGGCACGCCGGTGGTGGATCCGACCCCTTATCGTTATTCCCGTCTGGTTGATGGCAGTGGCCTTGACGCGCCAGGCATGATGTAA
- a CDS encoding ABC transporter ATP-binding protein, translated as MNVTPHTAMPVIAVENLRVTAQTDKGEEIDLVSDIRFTVQKGEVLALIGESGSGKTTIAMALMGYARHGCRIADGMIHVAGTDVRHLSPGQLREFRGNKVAYIAQSAAASFNPGMRILDQVIEPVVIHGSMKRKAAKEKAIALFRELALPNPDTIGDRFPHQVSGGQLQRLMTAMALIGDPDVVILDEPTTALDVTTQVEVLKAFRRVVAQRGVTAIYVSHDLAVVAQMADRILVLLRGQMAEYGSTERLIAAPQAEYTQLLMDAARQSERPSSWSIATAEMQPLLEVRDLCAGYGPRGSDGQPKIRILEDINLRLWKGQAIGIIGESGSGKTTLAHAIAGLNAPSQGHLLFNGHYINGDMHKRPDNELRRIQYVFQMADTALNPAHSVERILSRPLALFHGLSGAAREQRLHQLLDLVKLPRSVLWRRPWALSGGQKQRVNLARALAAEPDLILCDEVTSALDTVVAAAVLDLISELRRELGLSVLFISHDMHAVRAVCDDIVVMKSGRIVTQIARAVYDKPTSELYFERLKRAVPELRQGWLDEHEEVLKAE; from the coding sequence ATGAACGTGACACCGCACACCGCGATGCCGGTGATCGCTGTCGAGAACCTGCGTGTCACCGCGCAGACCGACAAAGGCGAAGAAATCGATCTGGTTTCCGACATTCGTTTTACCGTGCAGAAGGGCGAAGTGCTGGCGCTGATAGGTGAATCCGGCTCTGGCAAAACCACTATCGCCATGGCGCTGATGGGTTATGCGCGTCATGGCTGTCGTATCGCTGACGGCATGATCCATGTGGCCGGCACCGATGTCCGCCACCTGTCACCCGGCCAGCTGCGCGAGTTTCGCGGTAACAAAGTGGCGTATATCGCGCAGAGCGCGGCGGCGTCGTTTAACCCTGGCATGCGCATTCTTGATCAGGTGATCGAGCCGGTGGTGATCCACGGCAGCATGAAGCGCAAAGCGGCGAAAGAGAAGGCTATCGCGTTGTTTCGCGAGCTGGCGCTGCCTAATCCGGACACTATCGGTGATCGCTTTCCGCATCAGGTATCCGGTGGCCAGTTGCAGCGTTTGATGACGGCGATGGCGCTGATTGGCGATCCGGATGTGGTGATTCTCGATGAACCGACCACCGCACTGGATGTAACCACACAGGTGGAGGTGCTGAAGGCGTTTCGCCGCGTGGTCGCCCAGCGCGGCGTCACGGCAATCTATGTCAGCCACGATTTGGCGGTGGTGGCACAAATGGCCGACCGCATTCTGGTGCTGTTACGCGGTCAGATGGCCGAATACGGCAGCACCGAACGCCTGATTGCTGCCCCACAGGCGGAATACACCCAATTGCTGATGGATGCCGCGCGTCAGAGCGAGCGCCCGAGCAGCTGGAGCATTGCCACCGCAGAGATGCAGCCCTTGCTGGAAGTCCGCGATCTCTGTGCCGGTTATGGTCCACGCGGCAGCGATGGTCAGCCTAAAATCCGCATCCTCGAAGACATCAACCTCAGGCTGTGGAAAGGGCAGGCGATCGGCATTATTGGCGAATCGGGATCCGGTAAAACCACGCTGGCGCACGCCATTGCCGGGCTGAATGCGCCGAGCCAGGGGCATCTGTTATTCAATGGTCACTACATTAATGGTGACATGCACAAGCGGCCCGACAACGAGCTGCGCCGCATCCAGTATGTGTTCCAGATGGCGGACACTGCACTGAATCCGGCGCACAGCGTTGAACGCATCCTGTCACGTCCGCTGGCCTTGTTTCACGGCCTGAGTGGTGCGGCGCGTGAACAACGGCTGCATCAGTTGCTCGACCTGGTCAAACTGCCGCGCAGCGTGTTATGGCGGCGTCCGTGGGCGCTCTCCGGCGGGCAAAAACAGCGCGTCAACCTCGCACGGGCACTGGCCGCTGAGCCGGATCTGATCCTGTGCGATGAAGTCACTTCGGCGCTCGACACCGTAGTCGCGGCGGCGGTGCTGGATCTGATCAGCGAACTGCGGCGCGAGCTGGGGCTGTCGGTGCTGTTTATCAGCCACGACATGCACGCGGTGCGCGCCGTTTGCGATGATATCGTGGTGATGAAAAGTGGTCGGATTGTGACGCAGATTGCCCGGGCAGTTTATGATAAGCCGACCAGCGAGCTGTATTTCGAACGCCTGAAACGTGCCGTGCCCGAGTTGCGTCAGGGCTGGCTCGATGAGCACGAAGAAGTGCTGAAGGCAGAATAA
- a CDS encoding ABC transporter permease: MNSLLLPWRFFQSLSISGRFGLLISLFWVLMALFGTQLAPHSVEDIGGGPMLGGFTADNWLGTDYLGRDILSRILYGAKFSIGLALSAAIGASLIGTLLALLAAVTGRWLEELLGRVNDALLVLPGKVLSLMIVAVFGSSLPMLILTAIFTYWPGAFRIAFAMASSLRNMDYVRASKLRGESRWNIAIHDILPNMVHPMLTDFGLRFVYIVLLLSGLSFLGLGVQPPYADWGTLVRENIQGLFDGSPAVLMPAVAIASLTIGANLFIDSLQAMRPLSRVLEGA, translated from the coding sequence ATGAATAGCTTGCTACTACCCTGGCGCTTTTTTCAGTCGCTATCGATCTCCGGTCGCTTTGGCCTGTTGATCTCGCTGTTCTGGGTGTTGATGGCGTTATTCGGCACGCAACTGGCACCGCACAGCGTCGAAGATATTGGCGGCGGTCCGATGCTGGGTGGCTTTACCGCAGATAACTGGCTGGGTACCGACTATCTGGGGCGCGACATACTCAGCCGCATTCTGTATGGCGCGAAGTTCTCCATCGGCCTGGCGCTCAGTGCGGCGATCGGGGCCAGCCTGATTGGTACGTTGCTGGCATTGCTGGCAGCCGTCACCGGGCGCTGGCTGGAGGAACTGCTGGGACGCGTCAACGATGCGCTGCTGGTCCTGCCGGGCAAAGTGCTGTCGCTGATGATTGTGGCGGTGTTCGGTTCTTCCCTGCCGATGCTGATTCTCACGGCGATATTTACCTACTGGCCAGGCGCATTTCGTATCGCCTTTGCCATGGCCAGCAGCCTGCGCAATATGGATTACGTGCGCGCCTCTAAACTGCGCGGGGAAAGTCGCTGGAATATCGCCATCCACGACATTCTGCCGAATATGGTGCACCCGATGCTGACCGATTTCGGTCTGCGTTTCGTCTACATCGTGTTGCTGCTCAGCGGCCTGAGCTTCCTCGGCCTCGGTGTTCAACCGCCGTATGCCGACTGGGGCACGCTGGTACGCGAAAACATCCAGGGTTTGTTTGATGGTTCACCTGCGGTACTGATGCCGGCGGTGGCGATCGCCAGCCTGACCATTGGGGCCAACCTGTTTATCGACAGCCTGCAGGCGATGCGTCCGCTGAGCCGGGTGTTGGAGGGAGCATGA
- a CDS encoding ABC transporter permease — protein MNRYMMFLIARRAGAGVLTLLIVSAVVFFITSLLPGDAAQMILGQNATPETVAALRQQLGLDQPLLVRYFSWLGGMLRGDFGISFASHLPVAQLVAQRIPATFQLAAITTLICVPLALVIGIAAAMKRGSLIDRFLVVSTMATVAVPEFLVATVAVLIFAVKLHWVSAMSFGSPDMSLLSYLKSYALPVLTLCCVLVAQMARMTRAAIINQLDSPYLEMARLKGVSPLRAVLRHALPNAVGPIANSISLSLSYLFGGVIIIETIFSYPGLASALVDAVSNRDLPVVQFCVMLFAACYLLLLLAADILTIAFNPKWRS, from the coding sequence ATGAACCGATACATGATGTTCCTGATTGCCCGGCGCGCAGGCGCGGGCGTCCTGACTTTACTTATCGTCTCGGCGGTGGTGTTTTTTATCACCAGCCTGCTGCCCGGTGACGCGGCGCAGATGATTCTGGGGCAAAACGCCACACCGGAAACGGTGGCGGCGTTACGCCAGCAGCTCGGGCTGGATCAGCCGCTGCTGGTGCGTTATTTCAGCTGGCTGGGTGGCATGCTGCGGGGTGATTTCGGCATCTCGTTCGCCAGCCACTTGCCGGTGGCCCAGCTGGTGGCGCAGCGTATTCCGGCCACCTTCCAGCTGGCGGCGATCACCACGCTGATCTGCGTCCCGCTGGCGCTGGTGATCGGCATTGCGGCGGCGATGAAGCGAGGTTCGCTGATCGATCGCTTCCTCGTGGTCAGCACCATGGCGACGGTCGCGGTGCCGGAATTTCTGGTGGCGACGGTGGCGGTGCTGATTTTTGCGGTGAAACTGCATTGGGTGTCGGCGATGTCGTTCGGCAGCCCGGATATGAGCCTGCTCAGTTACCTGAAGTCCTATGCGTTACCGGTGCTGACGCTGTGCTGCGTGCTGGTGGCGCAAATGGCACGTATGACGCGTGCCGCCATCATCAATCAGCTCGACAGCCCTTATCTGGAGATGGCGCGCTTAAAAGGCGTATCGCCACTGCGGGCGGTGCTGCGTCATGCGCTGCCTAACGCCGTCGGCCCGATTGCTAACTCCATCTCGCTCAGCCTGTCGTATCTGTTTGGTGGCGTGATCATCATCGAAACCATCTTCAGTTACCCCGGACTCGCCAGCGCGCTGGTCGATGCGGTCAGCAACCGCGATCTGCCGGTGGTGCAATTTTGCGTGATGCTGTTTGCCGCCTGCTACCTGCTGTTGTTGCTGGCCGCCGACATTCTCACCATCGCCTTTAACCCGAAATGGAGGAGCTGA
- a CDS encoding ABC transporter substrate-binding protein: protein MSKFKKESDAVNPALMRALTEGSLSRRSLMKLLSAGAVMSTGLIGFPEMGFAAETPVKGGKLRAAMANASATDTLDPAKGNNSGDYTRQFMVYSGLTELDKNLQVQPGLAESVESSDGITWQITLRKGVTFHDGKPLTAKDVIYSLSRHKDPAVASNAFKLADQFKTFTAINDNDVQLVLAHANFDVPYMLAAAPFLIVQDGTKDFSKGIGTGPFKLKEFSPGVRTVGVKNPDYFKPGLPHLDEVELLGVTDQAARVNALMSGDLHIISTLSAADCKRIKATSDFGVLESKSGMYTNLIVRTDVKPGSSEDFVLGMKYLQPREMLVKTVLQGYGDVSNDTPVPPWHPLYNAELKPRPLDVEKAKFHFKKAGMVGANVEIITTPNIEGAVEGGQLIQQVARNTGVNFKVRRVPYDGYWSTHWTKDPVGYGSINPRPTLDMLFSQFYLSTASNNESGWKNDQFDQLVVAARGERDQAKRKQMYGDMQTLIYDHCGTIIPTFISSTDGYNKKVKGVEAWPSGMMMGYRFHEFAWLSA from the coding sequence ATGAGTAAATTTAAGAAAGAATCTGACGCTGTGAATCCGGCCCTGATGCGTGCACTGACCGAAGGGTCGCTGTCCCGTCGTAGCCTGATGAAGTTGTTGTCCGCCGGTGCGGTGATGAGCACCGGTCTGATCGGTTTTCCGGAAATGGGGTTTGCGGCGGAAACGCCGGTCAAAGGGGGCAAACTGCGCGCGGCAATGGCCAACGCCTCGGCAACCGATACCCTCGACCCCGCCAAAGGTAACAACAGCGGCGATTACACCCGTCAATTTATGGTCTACAGCGGCCTGACTGAACTGGACAAAAACCTGCAAGTTCAACCGGGGCTGGCGGAATCGGTGGAATCCAGTGACGGCATCACCTGGCAGATTACGCTGCGCAAGGGCGTCACCTTCCACGACGGTAAACCGCTGACGGCGAAAGATGTTATTTACTCTCTGAGCCGCCACAAAGATCCGGCCGTGGCCTCCAACGCCTTCAAGCTGGCCGATCAATTTAAAACCTTCACCGCCATCAATGATAACGACGTGCAGCTGGTACTCGCTCATGCCAACTTTGACGTCCCCTACATGCTGGCGGCGGCACCGTTTCTGATCGTGCAGGATGGCACCAAAGATTTCAGTAAAGGCATCGGCACCGGCCCGTTCAAACTGAAAGAATTCAGCCCCGGCGTGCGCACCGTCGGCGTGAAAAACCCTGACTACTTCAAACCGGGCTTACCGCATCTCGACGAGGTGGAACTGCTGGGCGTGACCGACCAGGCGGCGCGCGTCAATGCGCTGATGTCGGGCGACCTGCATATTATCTCGACCCTCAGTGCCGCCGATTGCAAACGCATCAAGGCGACCAGTGATTTTGGCGTGCTGGAGAGTAAATCCGGCATGTACACCAACCTGATCGTGCGTACCGATGTGAAGCCAGGCAGCAGTGAAGATTTCGTGCTGGGGATGAAGTATCTGCAACCGCGCGAAATGCTGGTGAAAACCGTGTTGCAGGGATATGGCGATGTCAGTAATGACACGCCAGTACCGCCGTGGCATCCGTTGTACAACGCGGAGCTGAAACCCCGTCCGCTGGATGTGGAAAAAGCCAAATTCCACTTCAAAAAAGCTGGCATGGTCGGTGCCAACGTGGAAATCATCACCACGCCAAATATCGAAGGGGCAGTGGAGGGCGGTCAGCTGATTCAGCAGGTCGCGCGTAACACCGGGGTGAACTTCAAGGTGCGTCGTGTGCCCTATGACGGCTACTGGTCAACGCACTGGACCAAAGATCCGGTCGGTTATGGCTCCATCAACCCGCGTCCGACGCTGGATATGCTGTTCTCCCAGTTCTATCTCTCCACCGCTTCCAACAACGAATCCGGCTGGAAAAACGATCAGTTTGACCAACTGGTGGTGGCCGCGCGGGGTGAACGCGATCAGGCGAAACGCAAGCAGATGTACGGCGATATGCAGACGCTGATTTACGACCACTGCGGCACCATTATCCCGACTTTTATCAGCTCCACTGATGGTTACAACAAGAAGGTGAAAGGGGTGGAGGCATGGCCATCAGGCATGATGATGGGTTATCGCTTCCATGAGTTTGCCTGGCTCTCTGCCTGA
- a CDS encoding NAD(P)/FAD-dependent oxidoreductase: MKLESFWQATAPQFTGAATGALPATASVVVIGGGFTGVSAALSLARSGIDVVLLESGDIMSQASARNGGHCNTGVSQNFAALVASQGLEQASRFYRAFDGAVSYVEQLVQDEQIDCDFRLCGKLKLASKATHFPGLRSAWQLMRDTVDPEIELISKDDIRREVGSDAFHGGLLQKRGGQMHMGKFGVGLAEAAARSGAKIFPHHAVTGLTRLNGYRHRITTAKGEIVADKVLMATGVSNEGPFPWFQRRIVPVGSFIVVTEPLGDELLHQILPQDRTYVTSLNIGNYFRTTADRRLVFGGRARFAVSNPTSDSRSGEVLRAAMTALFPQLGKARIDYCWGGMVDMTADRLPRAGEHDGVFYSLGYSGHGTQMSTWMGRVMADVLAGKNNDNPWQRAAWPALPGYHGKPWFLPLAGLYYKAKDRLS, encoded by the coding sequence ATGAAACTCGAATCCTTCTGGCAGGCCACCGCACCACAATTTACTGGCGCAGCCACGGGTGCGCTGCCCGCCACGGCCAGCGTGGTGGTGATTGGTGGTGGCTTTACCGGCGTCTCCGCGGCGCTCAGCCTGGCACGGAGCGGTATCGATGTGGTGCTGCTGGAAAGCGGCGACATCATGAGCCAGGCCTCGGCGCGTAACGGTGGCCACTGCAATACCGGCGTCTCGCAAAACTTTGCCGCGCTGGTTGCCAGCCAGGGGTTGGAGCAGGCTAGCCGTTTCTATCGTGCTTTCGATGGGGCGGTGAGCTATGTCGAACAACTGGTGCAGGACGAGCAAATCGATTGTGACTTCCGCTTGTGCGGCAAACTGAAACTCGCCAGCAAGGCCACGCACTTTCCTGGCCTGCGCAGCGCCTGGCAACTGATGCGCGACACCGTGGACCCGGAGATCGAGCTTATCAGCAAAGATGACATCCGCCGTGAAGTGGGCAGCGATGCTTTTCACGGTGGCCTGCTGCAAAAGCGTGGCGGTCAGATGCATATGGGGAAATTTGGTGTCGGGCTGGCGGAAGCCGCCGCGCGCAGTGGGGCGAAGATATTCCCGCACCACGCAGTCACCGGGTTAACCCGTCTGAACGGCTATCGCCATCGTATCACCACCGCTAAAGGCGAAATCGTGGCTGACAAGGTGCTGATGGCGACCGGCGTGTCCAATGAGGGGCCGTTTCCGTGGTTCCAGCGCCGCATCGTGCCGGTGGGCAGCTTTATTGTGGTGACAGAACCGCTGGGCGATGAGCTGCTGCACCAGATCCTGCCGCAGGATCGTACTTACGTCACCTCGCTAAATATTGGTAACTATTTCCGTACCACGGCCGACCGTCGTCTGGTGTTTGGTGGCCGCGCCCGCTTTGCCGTCAGTAACCCAACATCGGACTCACGCAGCGGTGAAGTGTTACGGGCGGCCATGACCGCGCTGTTCCCGCAGTTGGGTAAGGCACGCATTGATTACTGCTGGGGCGGCATGGTCGATATGACCGCCGACCGGCTGCCGCGTGCCGGTGAGCATGACGGCGTGTTCTATTCCCTCGGCTACAGCGGGCATGGCACCCAGATGTCAACCTGGATGGGGCGGGTGATGGCTGATGTGCTGGCCGGGAAAAACAATGATAACCCGTGGCAGCGTGCGGCCTGGCCTGCGTTGCCCGGTTACCACGGCAAACCGTGGTTTTTGCCGCTCGCGGGCTTGTATTACAAAGCTAAGGACCGGCTCTCCTGA
- a CDS encoding haloacid dehalogenase type II encodes MALFKPKYITFDCYGTLINFDMAGAAERCFRQRVAPEAMLAFTTDFARYRMDEVLGAWKPYYDVVSNALQRACHKWGVQWDKADSDFIYTDCATWGPHADVPAGLAKVAQEFPLVLLSNSMKDLLPHHIPRLGAPIHMAITAEEVGAYKPQMKGFEYMLEKLDCRPDEILHVSSSLRYDLMTCHDMGITNKVWVNRGHDPANPAYGYTEIKDIGGLPAVVGL; translated from the coding sequence ATGGCACTGTTTAAACCGAAATACATCACCTTTGATTGCTACGGCACTTTGATCAACTTCGATATGGCCGGGGCGGCTGAGCGCTGCTTCAGACAACGCGTCGCGCCGGAAGCGATGCTGGCGTTCACCACCGATTTCGCCCGTTACCGCATGGATGAAGTGCTGGGCGCATGGAAACCCTATTACGACGTGGTGAGCAACGCGCTGCAACGCGCCTGTCACAAGTGGGGCGTGCAGTGGGACAAGGCCGACAGCGACTTTATCTACACCGACTGTGCCACCTGGGGGCCGCATGCGGATGTGCCTGCCGGTCTGGCGAAAGTGGCGCAAGAATTCCCGCTGGTGCTGCTTTCCAACTCGATGAAAGACCTGCTGCCGCATCATATTCCGCGTCTCGGTGCACCGATCCATATGGCGATCACCGCAGAAGAAGTCGGCGCCTATAAGCCGCAGATGAAAGGCTTTGAATACATGCTGGAAAAACTCGATTGCCGCCCGGACGAGATCCTGCACGTTTCCTCCAGCCTGCGTTATGACCTGATGACCTGCCATGACATGGGGATCACCAATAAGGTGTGGGTCAACCGCGGTCATGACCCCGCCAACCCGGCATACGGCTACACCGAGATCAAAGATATCGGCGGTCTGCCCGCTGTGGTTGGACTCTAA